The genomic segment CGCCGTATTGATGATCTTGTCCATCACAAGGTAGCTTTCGCGCGATGGCGGCGGCCCAATGCAATACGCTTCATCAGCAGTCAGTACATGCGGACTCGTTCTGTCGGCTTCCGAGTAGACTGCAACGGATGCGATGTCCATCTCCTTGCACGCCCGGATAATGCGTACGGCAATCTCGCCGCGGTTGGCAATCAGAATTTTTTTGATCGTGCGAATCACTGATAACTTATTGCAGAAGTGTTCATTTCAGGAAACCGGCATGATCATGCATCGGCCAATTCCACCACGGTCGCCCCCGATCCTCCTTCATTCCACTCGGCCAACCGGTATGATTTCACACGCGGATGGTGTGAAAGAAATTCCGTCACCTTTTTCCGCAATGCTCCCGTTCCTTTTCCGTGGATAATGTCAACCCGATGCAGCCCGGTCAGAATGGCCGTATCAATGAATTTGTCGACCAAAGGCAC from the Bacteroidota bacterium genome contains:
- a CDS encoding acetyl-CoA carboxylase biotin carboxylase subunit (an AccC homodimer forms the biotin carboxylase subunit of the acetyl CoA carboxylase, an enzyme that catalyzes the formation of malonyl-CoA, which in turn controls the rate of fatty acid metabolism); the encoded protein is MRTIKKILIANRGEIAVRIIRACKEMDIASVAVYSEADRTSPHVLTADEAYCIGPPPSRESYLVMDKIINTARTCGADAIHPGYGFLSENAEFAQRVLDAGLLFIGPNP